The genomic stretch TTTAGAATTGTATGCTCTAAAATGTCCTGATCTACAAACAATTGCAGTGAACAATAAGTACCTGCTGTGGGTAAAAATTGGCGGGCAATTTCAATTAAAGGACGTGATGGTGAAGGCCATACGCCAGACAAGCCGCAATGCGTATCAAGTAGATGTGTTCGGTTGTGGCTTCAGGAAAACTATAAGCGCTAAAAAATTGCGAGAGCGAGTGCAAAATGAATAATGAAGCACGGATGAGTTATCCCTCAGAAAAGCTATATGGCTTGTTGGCAGAGCTAGCGGAGAAGATAGAAGCATTGCCTAAGAATCTACAACCCTCAGTATATAGTGTGGCAATGAAGCTGCTTGATGAGGTGACAGCACAGGCGGAATTTGAACGAACTGCACCCGCAACAACTGCAACACAGTAGGAGGTGGCATGGAACATGTACAAAGCAACACAAGGCCATACGGTCCAATTTCTGGTGCTCTGCATAGCTATTTGATTGAACTTGCAGCTCAGATGCAAGCGTTGCCCAGTGAGGACTTTGAGGTTGCGAACCGCGCATTTAAAGGGGCATTGGCAGAAGTAGAACGTGTGGCAGAACTTGAAAAATACGCAACAATAACAAGCTAGGGAGATAGAATGGACGGATACATGGAGAATGCACAAGGGCATTTTGTGCCAGTGGATCAGGTTAAACCAGTCGATTTGGCGCGTCATGAGCTGGTTATGGAAAAGGTAGACAAGGCCAAGGCCATGCAGGAGGAACTCGCGGCACTGAAAGGCGAAATCATGAATGACGTGGAAGCCTTTGTTTCCCTTTCTGCTGAACAGTACGGCGTGAAGATTGGCGGCCAAAAGGGCAATGTGTCTCTTGTTTCCTACGATGGGCAATATCAGATTAAGCGACAGATCAGCGAGCACCTAGATTTTGATGAGCGCCTTCAGGCCGCAAAGTCACTCATTGATGAATGCCTGAAGGATTGGACAGAGGGTAGTCCCGGTGAATTACGTGCCGTGGTGAATGATGCGTTTCAAGTGGATAAAGAAGGCAAGATTAACGTAGGGCGTATTCTTGGTCTGCGTCGTCTTCAGATTATGGACGAGCGGTGGAGGCGTGCAATGGAAGCTATTTCAGATTCTATCCGCGTGACAGGCACAAAGGCATACTTCCGAATCTACGAACGCAACGCAAACGGAAAGATGGCGGCTATTCCGCTGGATATCGCAGCATTGTAACAGTGCGAAACTGTCCGAAGCAACCAGCGGACAGTCGTTGAAGCGTGGCGGCTTCAACCTGATGAGCAGCCAGAGAGAATTGATATGAGTAGAAATGCAGAACTAGCCAAAATTCATATGGGCAAGAAACAGCTTGGCCTTGATGATGAAACATACCGCGTCATGCTGAGCGACATGTTTGGTGTAACCAGCGCCGCAAAGCTGAATTTTAAGCAGCGGTATAGGTTGATGCGTCACATGGAAGAACGTGGGGCAGTGTTTGCCAGCAAGAGCCAGCCAACTGCCAAGCCCACAGAAGATTTCTATGTTATTCCAGATGATGCACCGCACGTTCAGCAGAAGCGCTACATACTTGCGTTATGGAAGCAACTTGGCTGGAAGATGAGCGGAATAGATACTCGTATGAAAAAGCAGTTCGGTGTTGAAAGCTTCATCTGGCTTAAAGATCAGGCCGCATTGCAGACGATCACTAAGGATTTAGTGAACCGTTGCCATGCTCGCGGAATCGACACCGATTAGATGCAGATCAGCTCCGAACATGCAGAGCTTGCAGCGCAAATACAAGAACGGTTTGGCACTATCCATAACTTTTGCAAGCAGCATGAATTTCAGCTGAACCGTTCCACCGTCTACATGGTGCTGCGCGGCGTCTACGCTGGAAACACAGCGCGGCAAGTCGAACGGATAGAAAACGCATTGAATGAGTGTAGGCCAGAAGAACAAATTTTTACAGCAATCAAGCAGGTCGCGTGTAGTCGCTGCTCTGTTACATCAATGCATTGCAAGAGATGCGATAAGCTTTTTACGGCACAGGCCAAGGCCGTGTTGGAGGTGGTATGAATAGCAAGCTGTGCCGCATAATGGCGCAAATGATGATTGAAGGCTTTCGTCCATTCGGAGGGGAAATAGCAGAGGACGTTTATTCGAAGCTTGGCTGCAAAGATGCCTCCCGTGCCTATTGGCTGCATCGCTGGCCTATCTTGCACTGCCTTGGTTGTAATAAACGCTGTACCCCAAAGAGTACAGAAGGCTTTCAAGTGCCCATGCAGTTTCCGGCATCGCAAACACAAAACAAGTTCTCCATGCTTCCAGAAGAAATGCTACAAGCAAAAAAGTTTCTTAGAGTAGATGAGGCTGCCTATTGTCTGAATATCTCAGAGCGTACCGTCCGTAAGCTTGTAGATGACGGTGTGCTTGTTCGGCATATGCGTTTGCCCATTCGAATAACGGCAGAGAGTGTGCGTGAGGAGATGGGGCGGGTGGATTGGTAATGAAAAAGGGAGTTATATAACTCCCTTTTTATTACGCAGCATGTAATCCTGCTTTGTTGATTACCTTTGAAAGGTAATTCATTCGTCCTTTATGGGATGATTGATTAAGCGCAGCATCAATAGCTTTTCTTTGATTTTCTGAGAGATCATTACTTGCTTGCTTAATTAGCATTTCTAGCAATGCTTCGTATTCTTTTTGAGAAAAAGAGTCTGATTTATTTTCGTTATACTGGCATGATAGATAAACAAGCCTTTCATAAAGGCCGCGCTGCTCAGCCAGTTTTTTTTGAATTTTTTCTTGTACTTGATGTTCTGTTTGGATGCGATCTGTTAGTGACCTGAAGGAACCCAGAACAGCAAAAAGAGAGACGGCA from Halodesulfovibrio sp. MK-HDV encodes the following:
- a CDS encoding DUF3164 family protein, whose product is MDGYMENAQGHFVPVDQVKPVDLARHELVMEKVDKAKAMQEELAALKGEIMNDVEAFVSLSAEQYGVKIGGQKGNVSLVSYDGQYQIKRQISEHLDFDERLQAAKSLIDECLKDWTEGSPGELRAVVNDAFQVDKEGKINVGRILGLRRLQIMDERWRRAMEAISDSIRVTGTKAYFRIYERNANGKMAAIPLDIAAL
- a CDS encoding regulatory protein GemA, translating into MSRNAELAKIHMGKKQLGLDDETYRVMLSDMFGVTSAAKLNFKQRYRLMRHMEERGAVFASKSQPTAKPTEDFYVIPDDAPHVQQKRYILALWKQLGWKMSGIDTRMKKQFGVESFIWLKDQAALQTITKDLVNRCHARGIDTD
- a CDS encoding helix-turn-helix domain-containing protein, producing MNSKLCRIMAQMMIEGFRPFGGEIAEDVYSKLGCKDASRAYWLHRWPILHCLGCNKRCTPKSTEGFQVPMQFPASQTQNKFSMLPEEMLQAKKFLRVDEAAYCLNISERTVRKLVDDGVLVRHMRLPIRITAESVREEMGRVDW